A single genomic interval of Hemibagrus wyckioides isolate EC202008001 linkage group LG13, SWU_Hwy_1.0, whole genome shotgun sequence harbors:
- the aatkb gene encoding serine/threonine-protein kinase LMTK1 isoform X5 — translation MHFLEEAQPYRSLQHPALVQCLAQCTEVTPYLLIMEFCPLGDVKGYLRSCRAADSVTPDPLLLQRMACQIASGLLHLHKHDYRHSDLALRNCLLTSDVTVKIGDYGLSHSKYKDDYFVTSDQSWVPLRWIAPELVDEVHGNILMADQTKQSNIWSLGVTMWELFELGNQPYRHYSDRQVLNFAVKDQQLKLPKPMLQFPLSDRWYEVMQFCWLQSDQRPNAEEVHLLLSYLCAKGASEAEEDFERRWNSMRPNMTHGSLHGAGPLTLEMPQSLTTSSSFPLLEQFSAGDGYQSESGDDILTVTETSHGLNFEYKWEQARAKQPYPSSSTSGTLGQGNPHCQEVYYPPGGMVGGCGIDRLTLGVSPQYYDPKQLHTPGVVPVLSAHSPSVNSEYYIRIEEPVECNIDMEYTMCAYSPEFGGSNGSFLTGSGDSGDCMNCPSKGKPIETYWSADIHKSSAYDSDSSPTMSLTMEPLLGQVSDSSPLRPWESGHYVSYKDRDGGYYYENSPPLGMDHYLIGGPSEPMRESWGSRSLRQALGELEEPLGISHSINSPPQGYADPYLERSQGSVLGKNVTGGYYDMMGSLRKIMPGNHSVCIDMESGGAVFVGQDESDSEEEEDLFTERQAMGWSTNHSTKSNLSLSQRQSSKQDAYADFHYTMPMTDVEDAWPENHSLPYRSTKTIKYLEGRAKSNTCPVHGRQASLSSADCSSYIHLCHEPREAEVYPVPCCQALSNSHFVDPLTGSLVRNSFMNDNISDKNTGIPCRNPQVGQATLPTGHLISKSETAKNNLKVTEHPEYVETCVREGMYRQDSTGQQDTSQIDMKTEVLTITQQENPLPEVSSKDSESDRSKMVDSGVEHGNSSTSLVEIDNCSDDDITDVTSGIFGDFTGDYAETADYTSPSFKSLQKQVGTPDSMDSIDLPSTAGSSETLSPTSLHPSNSPRTVDSGYDTENNESPEFVLKEPHEPQDNKTFIQPLGLSVADSSPIVEAKEGDEADTQKEVVEDVEEEVTMKTSQSTEKLTVLSDKTPYRDSAYFSDTDAGKEKESDEDKEKGMDDLEREEEEGTMEATDQKTQPPPVEEQDKEISNVLETEENRENVYNDIQEGTQTAPPTEEDEKVSPSSSELTIISSISPEICECPINNTVQDEASDLNTDDPQEVPSENQLSDLTALTFSDAQQENHKTEVTDTTLDFEPSVADSSVEDGNVEIGPDTFINENEVNQEEQVTEETTSSASLEELSTQDNDDNVETLISESAESVSTDNITDKPENLDGKSKNGAQFHKTSSRPSSPPPLPSLEGRVSPVERGEADDEDRDSEDSDESDEELRTYSIQEQSEESEDEILPVPIIVSDCSDAHKLRSLLKMPSMCVDNLGDESKKKVVSFFDDVTVYLFDQESPTGELSEHAYPLGGEASTQSANCTVLNQQEKANSTDDSSDGNISEESTGFEWDDDFSLLPLPTSSMESPPDIKATTCLPPSPTNHKPAAQFSRFTVSPSPISRFSITHVSDSDVDSAGGSSEDGDRE, via the exons ATGCATTTCCTGGAGGAAGCACAGCCTTACAg ATCTCTGCAGCATCCTGCTCTAGTGCAGTGTTTGGCTCAATGCACAGAGGTCACACCCTACCTGCTGATCATGGAGTTCTGTCCTTTG GGTGATGTGAAAGGCTATCTGCGCAGCTGCAGAGCAGCAGATTCTGTGACTCCTGATCCTTTGCTCCTTCAAAGAATGGCTTGTCAGATCGCTTCTGGCCTTCTGCATCTCCACAAACATGACTACAGACACAG TGATCTGGCTTTGAGAAACTGCCTTCTGACATCAGATGTTACTGTCAAGATCGGAGATTATGGCCTGTCACACAGCAAGTATAAG GATGATTACTTTGTGACATCAGATCAGTCCTGGGTACCATTACGCTGGATTGCCCCTGAACTGGTGGATGAAGTTCATGGCAACATACTGATGGCAGACCAAACTAAACAAAGCAACATTTG GTCACTTGGGGTAACTATGTGGGAGTTGTTCGAGTTAGGGAACCAGCCTTATAGACACTACTCTGACCGGCAGGTCCTCAACTTTGCTGTGAAAGATCAACAACTTAAACTGCCAAAGCCAATGCTTCAGTTTCCTCTTTCAGACCGTTG GTATGAAGTGATGCAGTTCTGTTGGCTTCAGTCAGACCAGAGGCCTAATGCTGAGGAAGTCCACCTACTGCTCAGTTACCTGTGTGCCAAAGGTGCCAGTGAGGCAGAAGAAGATTTTGAGAGGCGCTGGAACTCAATGAGACCGAACATGACTCATGGCAGTCTGCACGGGGCTGGTCCCCTGACCTTGGAGATGCCACAGTCCTTAACCACCTCATCCTCATTCCCCTTACTGGAGCAATTTTCAGCTGGTGATGGCTACCAGTCGGAGTCAGGAGACGACATTCTCACAGTTACTGAGACCAGTCATGGTCTGAACTTTGAGTACAAATGGGAGCAAGCAAGAGCTAAACAACCCTATCCCTCCTCATCTACCAGTGGAACATTAGGTCAAGGGAATCCCCATTGCCAGGAGGTCTATTACCCTCCAGGAGGTATGGTAGGTGGATGTGGGATTGATCGCCTCACCTTAGGGGTCTCTCCCCAATACTATGACCCCAAGCAATTACACACTCCAGGTGTTGTTCCAGTTCTCAGTGCACATAGTCCGTCAGTGAATAGTGAGTATTACATTCGTATTGAAGAGCCAGTAGAATGCAATATTGACATGGAATACACAATGTGTGCATACAGCCCTGAATTTGGGGGCAGCAATGGCAGCTTTCTCACTGGTAGTGGAGACTCAGGGGATTGTATGAATTGTCCTTCTAAAGGCAAGCCAATCGAAACATACTGGTCAGCTGACATCCATAAAAGCAGTGCCTATGATTCAGACAGCAGTCCAACCATGTCCCTAACTATGGAGCCACTTCTAGGTCAGGTATCTGATTCCAGCCCACTTAGGCCATGGGAGTCAGGTCATTATGTATCATACAAAGACAGGGACGGAGGCTATTACTATGAAAACTCACCACCCCTGGGTATGGATCACTACCTGATTGGAGGTCCATCAGAACCCATGAGGGAGAGCTGGGGGTCCCGAAGCCTGAGACAGGCATTGGGTGAGCTTGAGGAACCTTTGGGGATCTCACACTCTATCAACAGCCCCCCACAGGGCTATGCTGACCCTTATCTAGAGAGAAGTCAAGGGTCAGTACTTGGGAAGAATGTAACTGGCGGATACTATGACATGATGGGTTCTTTGAGAAAGATCATGCCAGGGAACCACTCAGTGTGTATTGACATGGAATCAGGGGGAGCTGTGTTTGTGGGGCAAGATGAGAGTGActcagaagaggaggaggatctCTTCACTGAAAGGCAGGCAATGGGCTGGTCTACCAACCACTCAACAAAAAGCAATTTGAGCTTGTCTCAAAGGCAGTCATCAAAGCAAGATGCATATGCAGACTTTCATTACACTATGCCAATGACTGATGTTGAGGATGCATGGCCAGAGAACCACAGTCTCCCATACCGATCtaccaaaacaataaaatacctGGAAGGCAGAGCCAAAAGCAACACCTGCCCTGTGCATGGCAGACAAGCATCACTATCCTCAGCAGACTGCAGCTCCTATATTCATCTATGTCATGAACCTAGAGAAGCAGAGGTGTACCCTGTACCTTGTTGTCAGGCTTTGAGCAATTCCCATTTTGTAGATCCTCTTACAGGGTCATTAGTTAGAAATAGTTTCATGAATGACAATATTTCAGACAAAAACACAGGCATACCCTGCAGGAACCCACAGGTAGGCCAAGCTACCTTACCTACTGGACATTTAATTTCGAAATCAGAGACAgcaaaaaacaatttaaaagtgACAGAACACCCAGAATATGTTGAAACTTGTGTCAGAGAGGGAATGTATAGGCAAGACAGTACTGGACAACAAGATACTAGTCAAATTGACATGAAAACAGAGGTTTTAACCATAACTCAACAAGAGAATCCCCTCCCTGAAGTCTCTTCCAAAGATTCCGAATCAGACAGAAGCAAGATGGTGGACAGTGGTGTGGAACATGGAAATTCCAGCACCAGCCTGGTGGAAATTGACAATTGCAgtgatgatgacatcacagatgTCACCTCTGGGATTTTTGGTGACTTCACTGGAGATTATGCTGAGACAGCTGACTACACCTCTCCTTCATTTAAGTCATTGCAGAAGCAAGTAGGTACACCTGACTCCATGGACTCCATAGATCTACCATCCACTGCAGGCTCCAGTGAGACTCTGAGCCCAacctctctccatccatcaaaTTCCCCAAGAACTGTGGATAGTGGCTATGACACAGAGAATAATGAGTCTCCTGAATTTGTCCTCAAGGAACCCCATGAACCACAAGACAACAAAACCTTTATCCAGCCATTGGGGCTGTCAGTTGCTGACTCAAGTCCAATCGTTGAAGCAAAAGAAGGAGATGAGGCTGACACCCAAAAAGAGGTTGTGGAGGATGTGGAGGAAGAAGTCACCATGAAAACATCCCAGAGCACAGAAAAACTGACTGTACTAAGTGATAAAACCCCATACAGAGATTCCGCTTACTTTTCTGATACTGATgcagggaaagagaaagagagtgatgaagataaagagaAAGGTATGGATGATCttgagagggaggaagaggagggaacAATGGAAGCAACAGACCAAAAAACACAACCACCACCAGTGGAAGAACAAGACAAAGAAATTTCAAATGTTTTGGAGACAGAAGAAAACCGTGAAAATGTCTACAATGATATTCAGGAAGGTACCCAAACAGCTCCACCCACAGAGGAAGATGAAAAGGTTTCCCCTAGTTCCTCCGAACTAACTATTATTTCATCAATTTCTCCTGAGATATGTGAATGTCCTATAAACAACACTGTCCAGGATGAAGCCTCTGACCTGAATACAGATGACCCTCAAGAAGTGCCATCTGAAAATCAGTTATCTGATTTAACTGCCTTGACTTTTTCTGATGCCCAGCAAGAAAATCACAAAACTGAGGTGACAGATACCACCCTTGATTTTGAGCCATCAGTGGCTGACAGTTCAGTAGAGGACGGTAATGTTGAGATCGGTCCTGATACCTTTATCAATGAAAATGAAGTTAACCAGGAAGAGCAAGTTACTGAAGAAACAACATCCAGCGCAAGTTTAGAAGAACTATCAACTCAGGACAACGATGACAATGTGGAAACACTCATATCCGAATCAGCCGAGAGTGTTTCAACAGATAATATAACAGATAAGCCTGAAAATCTAGATGGTAAGTCAAAAAATGGAGCTCAGTTTCACAAGACTTCCTCTCGTCCTTCTTCGCCTCCTCCTCTCCCATCACTCGAGGGTCGAGTGTCCCCAGTAGAGAGAGGAGAAGCTGATGATGAGGACAGGGATTCAGAGGACAGTGATGAATCAGATGAGGAGCTGCGCACCTACAGTATCCAGGAACAGAGTGAGGAAAGCGAGGATGAAATCCTACCAGTGCCCATCATTGTGAGTGACTGCAGTGATGCACACAAACTCAGAAGCCTCCTCAAGATGCCCAGCATGTGTGTGGATAACCTTGGTGATGAGTCCAAGAAGAAGGTGGTGTCCTTCTTTGATGATGTTACTGTCTACTTATTTGACCAA GAAAGTCCAACCGGAGAACTATCAGAACATGCCTACCCCCTGGGAGGTGAGGCAAGCACACAGAGTGCAAACTGCACAGTGTTGAATCAACAGGAAAAGGCCAACTCAACTGATGACTCTTCAGATGGAAATATTTCAGAAGAGA GTACAGGGTTTGAGTGGGATGATGATTTCTCTTTGCTGCCACTACCAACCTCTTCAATGGAATCACCCCCAGACATCAAGGCTACAACATGCCTTCCACCCAGTCCCACAAATCACAAGCCTGCTGCGCAATTCTCACGTTTCACAGTTTCTCCATCCCCAATTTCACGATTCTCCATCACCCATGTTTCTGACTCAGACGTGGATTCTGCCGGAG GAAGCAGTGAGGACGGGGATAGAGAATGA
- the aatkb gene encoding serine/threonine-protein kinase LMTK1 isoform X3: MSTLASPASAGSPDVYVLPLSEVSLPVAKQPSRSVQLQKSTDASRHSLLYIKEIGHGWFGKVLLGEVTSGLSSTQVVVKELKTSASIQDQMHFLEEAQPYRSLQHPALVQCLAQCTEVTPYLLIMEFCPLGDVKGYLRSCRAADSVTPDPLLLQRMACQIASGLLHLHKHDYRHSDLALRNCLLTSDVTVKIGDYGLSHSKYKDDYFVTSDQSWVPLRWIAPELVDEVHGNILMADQTKQSNIWSLGVTMWELFELGNQPYRHYSDRQVLNFAVKDQQLKLPKPMLQFPLSDRWYEVMQFCWLQSDQRPNAEEVHLLLSYLCAKGASEAEEDFERRWNSMRPNMTHGSLHGAGPLTLEMPQSLTTSSSFPLLEQFSAGDGYQSESGDDILTVTETSHGLNFEYKWEQARAKQPYPSSSTSGTLGQGNPHCQEVYYPPGGMVGGCGIDRLTLGVSPQYYDPKQLHTPGVVPVLSAHSPSVNSEYYIRIEEPVECNIDMEYTMCAYSPEFGGSNGSFLTGSGDSGDCMNCPSKGKPIETYWSADIHKSSAYDSDSSPTMSLTMEPLLGQVSDSSPLRPWESGHYVSYKDRDGGYYYENSPPLGMDHYLIGGPSEPMRESWGSRSLRQALGELEEPLGISHSINSPPQGYADPYLERSQGSVLGKNVTGGYYDMMGSLRKIMPGNHSVCIDMESGGAVFVGQDESDSEEEEDLFTERQAMGWSTNHSTKSNLSLSQRQSSKQDAYADFHYTMPMTDVEDAWPENHSLPYRSTKTIKYLEGRAKSNTCPVHGRQASLSSADCSSYIHLCHEPREAEVYPVPCCQALSNSHFVDPLTGSLVRNSFMNDNISDKNTGIPCRNPQVGQATLPTGHLISKSETAKNNLKVTEHPEYVETCVREGMYRQDSTGQQDTSQIDMKTEVLTITQQENPLPEVSSKDSESDRSKMVDSGVEHGNSSTSLVEIDNCSDDDITDVTSGIFGDFTGDYAETADYTSPSFKSLQKQVGTPDSMDSIDLPSTAGSSETLSPTSLHPSNSPRTVDSGYDTENNESPEFVLKEPHEPQDNKTFIQPLGLSVADSSPIVEAKEGDEADTQKEVVEDVEEEVTMKTSQSTEKLTVLSDKTPYRDSAYFSDTDAGKEKESDEDKEKGMDDLEREEEEGTMEATDQKTQPPPVEEQDKEISNVLETEENRENVYNDIQEGTQTAPPTEEDEKVSPSSSELTIISSISPEICECPINNTVQDEASDLNTDDPQEVPSENQLSDLTALTFSDAQQENHKTEVTDTTLDFEPSVADSSVEDGNVEIGPDTFINENEVNQEEQVTEETTSSASLEELSTQDNDDNVETLISESAESVSTDNITDKPENLDGKSKNGAQFHKTSSRPSSPPPLPSLEGRVSPVERGEADDEDRDSEDSDESDEELRTYSIQEQSEESEDEILPVPIIVSDCSDAHKLRSLLKMPSMCVDNLGDESKKKVVSFFDDVTVYLFDQESPTGELSEHAYPLGGEASTQSANCTVLNQQEKANSTDDSSDGNISEESTGFEWDDDFSLLPLPTSSMESPPDIKATTCLPPSPTNHKPAAQFSRFTVSPSPISRFSITHVSDSDVDSAGGSSEDGDRE, translated from the exons ATGTCAACGCTGGCATCGCCAGCCTCAGCCGGCAGTCCCGATGTCTACGTCTTGCCTCTAAGTGAAGTCTCGCTGCCCGTCGCCAAACAACCAAGCCGCTCAG TCCAACTCCAGAAGTCAACAGATGCATCTCGCCACAGTTTGCTCTACATTAAAGAGATTGGGCATGGATGGTTCGGAAAG GTGTTGTTGGGGGAGGTAACCTCTGGCCTCAGCAGTACCCAGGTGGTGGTGAAGGAGCTCAAGACGAGTGCCAGTATTCAGGACCAGATGCATTTCCTGGAGGAAGCACAGCCTTACAg ATCTCTGCAGCATCCTGCTCTAGTGCAGTGTTTGGCTCAATGCACAGAGGTCACACCCTACCTGCTGATCATGGAGTTCTGTCCTTTG GGTGATGTGAAAGGCTATCTGCGCAGCTGCAGAGCAGCAGATTCTGTGACTCCTGATCCTTTGCTCCTTCAAAGAATGGCTTGTCAGATCGCTTCTGGCCTTCTGCATCTCCACAAACATGACTACAGACACAG TGATCTGGCTTTGAGAAACTGCCTTCTGACATCAGATGTTACTGTCAAGATCGGAGATTATGGCCTGTCACACAGCAAGTATAAG GATGATTACTTTGTGACATCAGATCAGTCCTGGGTACCATTACGCTGGATTGCCCCTGAACTGGTGGATGAAGTTCATGGCAACATACTGATGGCAGACCAAACTAAACAAAGCAACATTTG GTCACTTGGGGTAACTATGTGGGAGTTGTTCGAGTTAGGGAACCAGCCTTATAGACACTACTCTGACCGGCAGGTCCTCAACTTTGCTGTGAAAGATCAACAACTTAAACTGCCAAAGCCAATGCTTCAGTTTCCTCTTTCAGACCGTTG GTATGAAGTGATGCAGTTCTGTTGGCTTCAGTCAGACCAGAGGCCTAATGCTGAGGAAGTCCACCTACTGCTCAGTTACCTGTGTGCCAAAGGTGCCAGTGAGGCAGAAGAAGATTTTGAGAGGCGCTGGAACTCAATGAGACCGAACATGACTCATGGCAGTCTGCACGGGGCTGGTCCCCTGACCTTGGAGATGCCACAGTCCTTAACCACCTCATCCTCATTCCCCTTACTGGAGCAATTTTCAGCTGGTGATGGCTACCAGTCGGAGTCAGGAGACGACATTCTCACAGTTACTGAGACCAGTCATGGTCTGAACTTTGAGTACAAATGGGAGCAAGCAAGAGCTAAACAACCCTATCCCTCCTCATCTACCAGTGGAACATTAGGTCAAGGGAATCCCCATTGCCAGGAGGTCTATTACCCTCCAGGAGGTATGGTAGGTGGATGTGGGATTGATCGCCTCACCTTAGGGGTCTCTCCCCAATACTATGACCCCAAGCAATTACACACTCCAGGTGTTGTTCCAGTTCTCAGTGCACATAGTCCGTCAGTGAATAGTGAGTATTACATTCGTATTGAAGAGCCAGTAGAATGCAATATTGACATGGAATACACAATGTGTGCATACAGCCCTGAATTTGGGGGCAGCAATGGCAGCTTTCTCACTGGTAGTGGAGACTCAGGGGATTGTATGAATTGTCCTTCTAAAGGCAAGCCAATCGAAACATACTGGTCAGCTGACATCCATAAAAGCAGTGCCTATGATTCAGACAGCAGTCCAACCATGTCCCTAACTATGGAGCCACTTCTAGGTCAGGTATCTGATTCCAGCCCACTTAGGCCATGGGAGTCAGGTCATTATGTATCATACAAAGACAGGGACGGAGGCTATTACTATGAAAACTCACCACCCCTGGGTATGGATCACTACCTGATTGGAGGTCCATCAGAACCCATGAGGGAGAGCTGGGGGTCCCGAAGCCTGAGACAGGCATTGGGTGAGCTTGAGGAACCTTTGGGGATCTCACACTCTATCAACAGCCCCCCACAGGGCTATGCTGACCCTTATCTAGAGAGAAGTCAAGGGTCAGTACTTGGGAAGAATGTAACTGGCGGATACTATGACATGATGGGTTCTTTGAGAAAGATCATGCCAGGGAACCACTCAGTGTGTATTGACATGGAATCAGGGGGAGCTGTGTTTGTGGGGCAAGATGAGAGTGActcagaagaggaggaggatctCTTCACTGAAAGGCAGGCAATGGGCTGGTCTACCAACCACTCAACAAAAAGCAATTTGAGCTTGTCTCAAAGGCAGTCATCAAAGCAAGATGCATATGCAGACTTTCATTACACTATGCCAATGACTGATGTTGAGGATGCATGGCCAGAGAACCACAGTCTCCCATACCGATCtaccaaaacaataaaatacctGGAAGGCAGAGCCAAAAGCAACACCTGCCCTGTGCATGGCAGACAAGCATCACTATCCTCAGCAGACTGCAGCTCCTATATTCATCTATGTCATGAACCTAGAGAAGCAGAGGTGTACCCTGTACCTTGTTGTCAGGCTTTGAGCAATTCCCATTTTGTAGATCCTCTTACAGGGTCATTAGTTAGAAATAGTTTCATGAATGACAATATTTCAGACAAAAACACAGGCATACCCTGCAGGAACCCACAGGTAGGCCAAGCTACCTTACCTACTGGACATTTAATTTCGAAATCAGAGACAgcaaaaaacaatttaaaagtgACAGAACACCCAGAATATGTTGAAACTTGTGTCAGAGAGGGAATGTATAGGCAAGACAGTACTGGACAACAAGATACTAGTCAAATTGACATGAAAACAGAGGTTTTAACCATAACTCAACAAGAGAATCCCCTCCCTGAAGTCTCTTCCAAAGATTCCGAATCAGACAGAAGCAAGATGGTGGACAGTGGTGTGGAACATGGAAATTCCAGCACCAGCCTGGTGGAAATTGACAATTGCAgtgatgatgacatcacagatgTCACCTCTGGGATTTTTGGTGACTTCACTGGAGATTATGCTGAGACAGCTGACTACACCTCTCCTTCATTTAAGTCATTGCAGAAGCAAGTAGGTACACCTGACTCCATGGACTCCATAGATCTACCATCCACTGCAGGCTCCAGTGAGACTCTGAGCCCAacctctctccatccatcaaaTTCCCCAAGAACTGTGGATAGTGGCTATGACACAGAGAATAATGAGTCTCCTGAATTTGTCCTCAAGGAACCCCATGAACCACAAGACAACAAAACCTTTATCCAGCCATTGGGGCTGTCAGTTGCTGACTCAAGTCCAATCGTTGAAGCAAAAGAAGGAGATGAGGCTGACACCCAAAAAGAGGTTGTGGAGGATGTGGAGGAAGAAGTCACCATGAAAACATCCCAGAGCACAGAAAAACTGACTGTACTAAGTGATAAAACCCCATACAGAGATTCCGCTTACTTTTCTGATACTGATgcagggaaagagaaagagagtgatgaagataaagagaAAGGTATGGATGATCttgagagggaggaagaggagggaacAATGGAAGCAACAGACCAAAAAACACAACCACCACCAGTGGAAGAACAAGACAAAGAAATTTCAAATGTTTTGGAGACAGAAGAAAACCGTGAAAATGTCTACAATGATATTCAGGAAGGTACCCAAACAGCTCCACCCACAGAGGAAGATGAAAAGGTTTCCCCTAGTTCCTCCGAACTAACTATTATTTCATCAATTTCTCCTGAGATATGTGAATGTCCTATAAACAACACTGTCCAGGATGAAGCCTCTGACCTGAATACAGATGACCCTCAAGAAGTGCCATCTGAAAATCAGTTATCTGATTTAACTGCCTTGACTTTTTCTGATGCCCAGCAAGAAAATCACAAAACTGAGGTGACAGATACCACCCTTGATTTTGAGCCATCAGTGGCTGACAGTTCAGTAGAGGACGGTAATGTTGAGATCGGTCCTGATACCTTTATCAATGAAAATGAAGTTAACCAGGAAGAGCAAGTTACTGAAGAAACAACATCCAGCGCAAGTTTAGAAGAACTATCAACTCAGGACAACGATGACAATGTGGAAACACTCATATCCGAATCAGCCGAGAGTGTTTCAACAGATAATATAACAGATAAGCCTGAAAATCTAGATGGTAAGTCAAAAAATGGAGCTCAGTTTCACAAGACTTCCTCTCGTCCTTCTTCGCCTCCTCCTCTCCCATCACTCGAGGGTCGAGTGTCCCCAGTAGAGAGAGGAGAAGCTGATGATGAGGACAGGGATTCAGAGGACAGTGATGAATCAGATGAGGAGCTGCGCACCTACAGTATCCAGGAACAGAGTGAGGAAAGCGAGGATGAAATCCTACCAGTGCCCATCATTGTGAGTGACTGCAGTGATGCACACAAACTCAGAAGCCTCCTCAAGATGCCCAGCATGTGTGTGGATAACCTTGGTGATGAGTCCAAGAAGAAGGTGGTGTCCTTCTTTGATGATGTTACTGTCTACTTATTTGACCAA GAAAGTCCAACCGGAGAACTATCAGAACATGCCTACCCCCTGGGAGGTGAGGCAAGCACACAGAGTGCAAACTGCACAGTGTTGAATCAACAGGAAAAGGCCAACTCAACTGATGACTCTTCAGATGGAAATATTTCAGAAGAGA GTACAGGGTTTGAGTGGGATGATGATTTCTCTTTGCTGCCACTACCAACCTCTTCAATGGAATCACCCCCAGACATCAAGGCTACAACATGCCTTCCACCCAGTCCCACAAATCACAAGCCTGCTGCGCAATTCTCACGTTTCACAGTTTCTCCATCCCCAATTTCACGATTCTCCATCACCCATGTTTCTGACTCAGACGTGGATTCTGCCGGAG GAAGCAGTGAGGACGGGGATAGAGAATGA